DNA from Candidatus Woesearchaeota archaeon:
GACACTCGTGCATGAACAACTCAACGCGGTGCTCAAGCAGGCAGGTGTTGAAAAAATACAAAAAAATATTCCGTATAATCCTGAACTGCATCATGCGCTCCTCGCCGAGGAAAGCGACCAGCCGGAACAGACGGTCCTGAACGAAATCCTACCGGGCTACATGCTGTATGGTATGGTGCTGCGGCCGGCACAGGTAACAGTTGCAAAAAAAAGAGCACAAAAAAATGAAAAAAAGCAGTAACGAAAAAAGAGAAAAAATAACGATTGCCAAAGACACCCCAACCGAAGAAATCCTGAAACTATCCCCGGCATGCCGCTGCGGCGGATGCGAACACGGATGCACCGTTGGTTCAGGAATCTTCCTCGACCATGAAATCATTCCGCTCGCGAAATTCCTCAACATCAGCGAAGAGGAGCTCAAGGAAAAACGCCTTGAAAAAGTTGAAAAGTTCAACACCACAAAATATCGGCCGAAAACAGAAAAAGGATGGTTTAAAAAATATGGAAAATGCACGTTTTACGACGAGAAAAAAGGGTGTACCATCCATGCGGTCAAGCCGTTTGAATGCAGAATTTCATCCGGCTGCAATGGTGTCGGAGAGGACATCATCGCGTGGTTCAATCTGAACCATTTCGTCAATGAGCATGATCCTGAATCCCTGCGCCAATACGCGCAGTATTTGAAAAGCGGCGGGAAGATGATTCCGGGTGGCGAGCTGGAAAAGCTTGTGCCGGACAAGAAAAAAAGAAATGCGATATTAAACTACAAGATACTCAGGTGAAAAAAATGGCAAAACAACACACACAAGGAAAAGCAATCGGCATTGATTTAGGAACAACCTTTTCAGCAGTCGCGGTTATGGAAGGCGGAAAGGCAACGATTATTCCTAATTCAGAAGGCGACCGAACAACGCCCAGCGTTGTTTCAATCAAGGGCAACGACCGCATTGCGGGAAAAGTGGCGCGAAACCAGGCTATCATAAATCCGGGCAACACGATTCGCAGCATCAAGCGCCACATGGGCGAAAAAGGTTTCGTCGTGGCAATTGAAGGCGAAGATTTTACACCGCCGCAGATTTCTGCAATGATTCTCCAGAAAATGAAGCGCGATGCAGAAGCATATCTTGGCCACCCAGTTAATGATGCAGTTATTACCGTGCCTGCGTACTTCAATGACAGCCAGCGCCAGGCAACGAAAGATGCTGG
Protein-coding regions in this window:
- a CDS encoding YkgJ family cysteine cluster protein gives rise to the protein MKKSSNEKREKITIAKDTPTEEILKLSPACRCGGCEHGCTVGSGIFLDHEIIPLAKFLNISEEELKEKRLEKVEKFNTTKYRPKTEKGWFKKYGKCTFYDEKKGCTIHAVKPFECRISSGCNGVGEDIIAWFNLNHFVNEHDPESLRQYAQYLKSGGKMIPGGELEKLVPDKKKRNAILNYKILR